The Paenibacillus spongiae nucleotide sequence ACGCGCCGTAATTGCGGCGCTTCCTTATCCGTCGGAATCGCGGCTGCGCGAGCTGCTTAGCGAGGAGACGGACGAAGCGGCGCTGCGGAGCGCCTATTCGGAGCGTGTCGGCGCTCTAATGAACCGGCTGGGCGCATCATTCCGCCCGGACACGGTCAATTTGGCGATGAGCCACATCTATGTGCTCGGCGGTCTGGAGACCGATTCGGAGCGGCCGATCCAGGTGGGCGGGGCCTATACGGTTGATCCATCGGCGCTGCGCGTCGGCGCTCAATATGTGGCGCTTGGCCACCTGCACCGTCCGCAGCGTGTCGCCGGCGACGAGCTGATGCGCTACAGCGGCTCGCCGCTTGCCTACAGCTTCTCGGAAGCCGGACAGGCCAAATCGGTTACGGTGTTCGACGCCAAGCCGGGGCAGCCGGTCGCGCCGCAGGAGCTGCTGCTTCGCAGCGGCAGACCGCTTGTCCGATGGCAGGCGAAGGGCGGCCTGGAGGAGGTCTACCGATGGCTCGACGAAGGCCGCGATGCCAGAGGCTGGATCGATCTGGACATCTGGATGACAGAGACGATGACGCTGTCGCATATTCAACAGCTGCGGCGTATGCACGATGGCCTCATTCATATCCGCCCCGTATATCCGGAGATGGTCGCTAGCGATGAAGAGGCCGGCAGACCTCGCGACGAGCTGCCTGCGGAAGAGCTGTTCCGCCGGTTCTTCGCGAAGCAGACCGGGGGGGCGGAGCCCGATGCGGAGACGGTTCGGCTATTTCTGGAGCTGATTGCCGAAGAGGCGGATGAAGCGGCTGCTGCATATGAGCCGGAGGAAGGAGGGGCAGGCGAATGAAGCCTATCACATTGCGGTTAAGCGGTTTGCAGAGCTACCGCGCGATGCAGGAGATCGACTTTGCCCGCTTATGCGAGGCGGGCGTGTTCGGCATATTCGGATCGACAGGCAGCGGCAAGTCGAGCATTCTGGATGCCATGACGCTGGCCTTGTACGGCAAGGTGGAGCGCGCCGCGAACGGAACGCAGGGCATCATGAATCACGCAGAGAAGCAGCTGTCGGTTTCCTTTACTTTCGAGCTGTCCGGCTCCGGCGAACACCGGCGCTACCGGGTCGAGCGCCAGTTCAAGCGCGGCGGCGACGTGTCGGTCAGCAATACGCTGAGCCGCTTCGTCGAGCTTACGGCAAGCGGGGAAGTCGTGCTGGCGGATAAGCTTTCCGATGTTACCCGCTGCGTGGAGGAGCGGATCGGCCTGAAAATGCAGGACTTTACGCGCGCCGTCGTTCTGCCGCAGGGGAAATTCGCGGAGTTTCTGTCGCTGACGGGCAAGGACAGACGGCAGATGCTGCAGCGCCTGTTCCGGCTGGAGCGGTTCGGCGACGGGCTCGCGCTGAAGCTGAACCAGCGCATGAAGGCGGCGGAGGCCGCCTTGAACGAGGCCGCTGCCGAGCAGCACGGCCTCGGGGACGCTTCGGCCGCCGCCGTCGATGCGGCGGCGGAGCGCCACCGCGAAGCGGCAGCCGCGGCAGCGGCCGCGCGCGCATCGCTCGCGGAAGCGGAGCGGCTGCACGCGGAGCGGTTGCACGTGCGCGAGCGCCAGGAGGCGCTGCGCACGAAGGAAGCGCTGCAGGCGAAGCTGCTCGCGGACGCGCCGCGCATCGCGGAGCGCGAGCGCGAGCTGCAGCGCCTGACGGCGGCCGAGCGGCTGGTGCCCGCGATGGACGCCGCCGAAGCGGCCGAAGCGGCGCTGCGCGCAGCCGCTTCCCGCCGCGAAGCGGCCGGGCGGGCGCATGCCGCCCGGCAGGAGGCGGCCGCCCTGGCCGCCTCCGCGTGGGCCGCGGCGGGCGCCGAAGCGGCCGAGGCCGAGCCGCGCCTGGCGCAGCGGCTCGAGCAGCTTGCGGGCGCGCAGCGGCTTGAAGGCGAAGCCGCCGCGCTTGCCGCAAGCGCGACCGATGGCGAGCGCCGCCACGCGGACGCCGCCGGCCGGCAGCGAAGCTTTGGCGAGCAGGCTGCCAAAGCGGAGGAGACGCTTGGCCGGGCCGCGGCCAAGCAAAGCGAGCTGAAGGCCGAGCTGAAGCGGACGGAGCTCAGCGGCGAGGAGAGAGAGCGGCGCACCGCGCTGGCCAAGCGTCTCGTTCAGCTCGATTCGCTCCGCGAGCAGCGGAAGGCGGCCGATCTCGAAGCGGCTGCCCAGCACAAGTCGCTGACCCGACTTAGCGAAGCTCACGCCAAGGCCGAACAGGCCGGAGCGGAAGCAGCCGCCGGCTTGACTGGCGCGATGAATGCGCTGGCGCCAATCCGTCAGGAGCTGTACGCTCTGGATCTTGCGCTCCAGAAGACAGGAGATCGCCTTCCGGAGGTGATGGAACGGGCCCGGATCGAGTACCGCGAGCAGCAGCGCAGACAGCTTGCCGCCCAGCTGTCCGAAGGTCTGAAGAACGGAGAGCCTTGCCCGGTATGCGGCTCCTGCCATCATATCCGGGAACATCGTAAAGCCGCCGAAGAGGATACCGCAGGCACGGGCACGACGATTATGGATTGGGAGAAGCTTCAAGAGCGGACGCAAGCGTTAATACGGAAACTATCGCCGCTCCGCAGCAAGGCGGACGCCGTCCATGAACGGCTGATTGAATCGTTATCTGGGGAAGCGGAGCCGAAGGAGAACCAGGATCTGTTAACAGGAGCAGATTGGCAGCTGGAGGCTGCGGCTGCCATCGAAGAGCCTGCGCTAAGGCTGACGGAGCTGGTTGGGCAGGGTCCAGCATCGGATGCTGTCGCGTTAGCTGCATTCGATTCCTTCCTTGCCGCTGCGTCTCATACATACTCCGAACTTGAACAATCCTTTGCAAAATTGGAATCCGGTATCGGCCGTCTGCGTACTGCCTTCCTGGAGGCACAGCGAGGTTGCGAGTCGGCAGCCGGCGAGCTGCGTTCGCAATCGGCCGTGGACCGCAGAGCCCGCGAGAAGGCTGCCCAGCTTCAGGCTGCGCAGGCCGGCGAGCTGGCGTTATGGAAGGAGCAGTTCGGCGCCGAATTGCTTCCCGAGCTTGCCCAGGCGTTATTGGACGATTACGAGCAGCGGGAGAACGCCGCACATGAGCTCCGCGAGAGGCTGGACCGCAGCGTCTCGTTTATTGAAGATACGAACAGACTCGCTGCAGGCCATCGCCAAGAGCAGCAGACGGCTCAATTGGAGGCGGTCGAGCTGGCGGCTAAGCTTGCGAGCCAGAAGGAGCAATTGGAGGAGAAACGGGTCCAGCTGCATGCCCTGACCGGCGGGGAGCCGGCAGGCGAGCTGCTCACTGCAGCGAGCAGAGAGCTCGAGGAGCTGCGGGGCCGTTTGCAGCGTCTGAAGACCGAGAGCGAAGCCGCGCAAGCTGCCCTTCAAGAAGCTGCCGAGCTGCGCAGCGCTGCGATGGAGGGCGAGCGCACGGCGGCGGACAGGCAGAACGAGACGGCTGCAGGATGGATTGCCTCATTGGAAGCATCTCCGTTCGAGTCGGGCATGGAAGTTGCGGCCTTGCGGCCCTTATTGGCGCAGCAGGAAGCGATCGCATCCGAAATTGCCCGTTTCCGCGAAGAAGAACAACAATTGTCGGCCCAGATCGAGCTGCTGCGCGACCAGCTTGACGGACGGTCGGTTACCGATGAACAGTGGGAGCAATGCATTAGCGGGTATAGGCAAGCTCGCGAGCTCAATGAAGCGGCGCTCCAGATGGCAGCCAAAGCCGAGCGCGATCTGGAAGAACTGAAGGCAAAGCATGAACGATGGACGCAGCTGGAAGCCAAGCGAGCGTCGATGGATGCGCTGTGCGGCCGACTCAAGTCGCTTCAGTCCGTATTCCGGGGCAACGCCTTCGTTGAATATGTCGCGGAGGAACAGCTCGTCCAGGTATGCCGCGCCGCTTCCGAGCGGCTGGGCTATCTGACGAAGCGGCGGTATGCGCTGGAGGTGGATTCCGGCGGCGGGTTCGTTATCCGCGACGATGCGAACGGCGGCATCCGCCGTCCGGTGTCTACGCTGTCGGGCGGAGAAACCTTCCTGGCTTCGCTGGCGCTGGCGCTTGCGTTATCCGGTCAAATTCAACTGCGCGGCAAATATCCGCTGCAATTCTTTTTCCTGGACGAAGGGTTCGGGACGCTTGATCCGGAGCTTCTTGACACGGTCATTACCGCCTTGGAGAAGCTGCACACCGACCGTCTCTCCGTCGGTGTCATCTCCCATGTGCCCGAGCTGCGGGCAAGACTGCCGCGGCGGCTGATCGTAACGGCTGCCGAGCCAACCGGACTTGGCAGCACCGTCGCTTTGGAGACGATGTAAGCGGAAGAACGATCTAAAACTTGGCAATTGTGCCAATATCGACATTGAATCTTCATATGAAAAAAGGTATTGTAAATTGTAGTTTTGATTGTCACTATAAACATTGCGTCAGGAGAACGATAGTATCCTGCCGTATGGAGGTAATTGTTCGTGGAGCATCATCAGCAGCCGAAACGGTCGTTTTTCGTTCCTGCCCTTCTACTATTAATCGTGATCAGCGTGACCTTCAATGTGTTATTGTACAGCAAATCGATCTCGCGGGAGCAGGAAGACCGCGCGCAGAGAGGCATGGCTATTATTAGTTCGGGGGATAACGCGAAGCAGCATTTTCAATCCGTGCATGACGGCATTCAGGCACTGCTTGCCGACATCGATATAGCCAGCCGTTTGGCCGCGAAGAGTGATGTGGCTGCAGCTTTTCACCATGCACCGGATGTGGCTGCATTCATACAAGAGGCGGAAGCCGTCAGCGGCGAACCGTTCACTCCTGCCAAACGGGATGCAGGGACATTCACCTCGCAGGTTGAGCGCTCTCTCCAGGAGCTGGGCAATCATGAGGGACCCTTAACGGAAGCGGAACGCCTTTATTTGCAAGAGCTGGATTCGGTGTATGCGAAGCTGAAGGAAGCATCCGATCCGTTCAGTTTCAGCGATACGACCAAAGAAATCGCGATAACGGTACAAGCCGGAGGCAAGTGGATTGAGATCAGCAGGCAGCTGCTGAATATTATGAATGAACCTGAGAACGTTGAATTCTCAGCGGAGAAGAAGTAGGAGCAATAAGGAAGCTGGGAACCGGTTATGCCGGATTCCAGCTTTTTTTTTTAAGCAGGTAACGAAAAAAAGAATGCCTCCTCGATATGAGAAGGCATTCTGGATATGCTTGCGATTATTATAGGGAAACTCGACGAGCTGTAACATATTTCGACTTCCAGTACTTAGAGTTCATATCGGCGATGGTAACCCCTTTGCTGCTGGAGCTATGAAGAATTTTGTTGTTGCCGGCATAGACGGCGACATGACTGATGCTTTTTCCATTCGTGTTAAAGAAAACGAGATCGCCAACGCTTAAATAGCCCTTGGCTACTTTCTTGCCGACCAGCGCTTGGCTGGTGGTCGTGCGCGGCAGCTTTACGCCATTGAGCTTGAAGATGTACTGGGTAAAGGACGAGCAGTCGAAAGAAGACGTTGATCCGCTAGCGGAGCCTAATTTATAAGGTGTTCCTATGTATTCTTTTCCGGTTGAGAGAAGCCCCAGCGTTTCCGTGGTCGCCGCATTCGTCGTGCTGGATGCTCCAAAGGCCAAGGCCGAGAAGCCGATTGTTGTACACAGGCTCGTGATGACAATTTTCCGAAAAAAGTTTTTTACGCGCATAAGTATATATTGTCCCTCCGTTTGCTTGTTACTGGATCGATTGAGATTAGTATAGCACGCAAAAATTTCCTTAAATTTTCCACAAAGAGCGAAAAGTGAGTGAGAGCAAAAGGTTGCACTGTTTTATGAGATTTACATTAGAATGCTCTCATTTTTGATTCGTTCTTTATGAGAAGGGGTTAATAGACCATTATTTTTAGAAGAATTTGGGATTTTTAACGGATGTACATCATTATTTTATTCATGTTCATAACCCGCCCGCAGCGCAGGCAGGATGATTCTCTGATTCGGAATTAGCTCTTTCGTGCAAGGCTGCTTCTATATAAGGGGCGCGAGCCTATTTTTCATGGGCCAGGCGCCATTCGCCTACAGGCGAATATCATGATAAGAGAAGAAAGAGAAGCGAGGAGGCTGCGCTCTTTGTGCCGCCGATGGAACAGCAGCCGTTCATAGTCTACTAAATATAGGAGGTACATCCCTTGGAGAAAAAGGTTCAAACGTCCCCGACTGCCAAAATGACAGCAAAACCAAATACCGCCATCCAGCCGAACGAAAACAACCAGAAGCCCAACAGTCCGAAGCCCAATAAACCAATGCCCAACAGCAATATACCCAACAGCAATATACCCAACAGCAATATGCTGAACAGCCATATGCCAAACCTACCGATCCCCAACATGCCGAATAAGCCAATGCTGAACAGCCCAATGCCCAACATGCCGAATCAGCCGATGCCAAACAGCCACATGCCAAACCTACCGATGCCCAACATGCCGATGCCCAACAGCCATATGCCAAACCTACCGATGCCCAACATGCCGAATAAGCCGATGCCCAACAGCCATATGCCAAACCTACCGATGCCCAACATGCCGAACAGCCATATGCTGAACAGCCCGATGCCCAACATGCCGAATAAGCCGATGCCCAACATGCCGTATAAGCCGATGCCAAACAGCCATATGCCAAACCTACCGATGCCAAATATGCCGAACAACCCGATGAACAACAGTCCAATGGATACGCAGCCGATGGAAAAGCATGAGATGAAACAATGGTGCAAGGATCATATGCATCGTTATGTGCTTGCGCACACGAAGGATGGCTGGTGCTGTGACGGATTTGTCGAGCATATCGACGACGAAATGGTTTGCATTGCCGTTCCTCATTGCTGCCCTGGCTGGGATCCGCGCGATTTTACGCCCTTTAATCCTTATCCGCCCATCTATCCGTACCCCTATTACCCGCGCCGCCGCTTCGTGCGTCAGACTTTTCCGCTTGCTGCGCTTAACGGCCTGACCCTGCTTACTTTCTATTAAAAAGCAACGCGGCAAAAAAAACTACGCCTGCCGGCCGTCCATGGAAGGCGGCTTCTTTTGCAGTTGGACGAGCCCATTATTTTCCGATATGATGAACGTAATAATAATAACGAGCTGACGTCATTGCGGAAGCATCGATTGGAGGATAAGAGTATGGATTGTATTTTTTGTAAAATCGTCGAGGGGAGCATCCCTTCTAAGAAGGTGTTCGAGAACGAACGAATCATTGCGTTTCATGATATTCAACCGGCTGCTCCCATTCACATCCTGATCATACCGAAGAAGCATATTCCGACGATGAACGACGTTGCGGCTGAAGATGACGCATTGATCGCCGAAATCTTCTCGGTTGCGCGTCAAATCGCCAAGGAGCAAGGCGTTGACGAATCCGGTTACCGGCTTGTCAACAATTGCAATGCCGAGGGCGGGCAAGTCGTCTATCACCTGCATGTACACCTGCTCGGAGGCAAGAAGCTGTCCGGACTCGCCGGGTGATAAAAAACTATCGTGACGAGTACGTGTCCAAGTTGACACTGACTTTCGTTATGACATATAATGTAGTTTGATAAACCGTGTATGTACTTCTTGGACGGTCTGTTTCGGAGGGAGGGAAAACTGGTGTCTGAAACAAAAGTTAAGAAAAACGAGACAATCGATTCTGCACTCCGCCGCTTCAAGCGTTCCATCGCGAAGGATGGCGTATTGGCCGAGGTGAAGAAACGCAAGCATTATGAAAAGCCTAGTGTCAAGCGCAAGAAAAAGTCCGAGGCTGCGCGTAAGAGAAAGTTTTAGGAGGATCCTTCCACAATGAACCTTAGCGAACGATTGAACGACGATATGAAGCAAGCGATGAAGGATCGGGAGAAGTTCAAATTAACAACGATTCGGATGATTCGTGCATCTATAAAGAATCAGGAAATTGATTTGAAGCGTGCGCTCGACGATAATGAAGTCCTTGATATTCTAAGTCGTGAAATCAAACAACGTAAAGATTCCCTCCAAGAATTTGAAAAAGCCGGCCGCGACGATCTTGCGAAAGATATCGCCGCAGAAATTGAAATTATTAGTGTATACCTGCCCGTACAGCTGACCGAAGAAGAGATCAAAGAGATTGTTCAGCAGACCATCCAGGAAACCGGTGCTTCTTCGAAAGCCGAGATGGGAAAAGTCATGACCGCCCTCATGCCGAAAGTCAAAGGGCGAGCTGATGGTAAACTAGTAAACACGCTCGTGCAGCAATTTCTGCAATAACATAGGCTGACAGCCAAACACTCCCTTCCCAGGGAGTGTTTTTTCGGTTGTTCGCGGATATTTTCTAATCCTTTTTTCATTATAAGTTTTCATTATAAGTCCGTAATTGAAACGTTACATGTTATACTTACGTATAGAGGATTGTGGCTGATATGTGAACGGGCTGTGCCCGACAGCATGAACGGCCAAACTTGTATGACACTTCGTAAGTGAATTGCTCCACAAAAACAGATAAGGGAGGGGCAGATGTGAAGCGAGCAGGAACATGGATGGTGAAGGGCTGGCTGGCAGCCTTCGTCTTGTTCGTCAATGTGATGTTTGCTGCGGCTCCGATGGTGTCTGCGGCGGCTGAACAGCCAAACCCGGTCGGTCCCGCAGTGTATGTCATCCGGGCCGAGCAGACAGTCGAATCCGGGCTCCAGTCGTATTTGGAACGGGCGTATGCCGAAGCGGAGGAAGCCCAGGCCGAGCGAATCGTGCTTGTGCTAAACACGTTCGGCGGGCGCGTCGACAGTGCAGAGGCTATAGGTGAATTGGTGCGGGGCAGCAAAGTGCCGACAATCGCCTACGTACAAGGGAAAGCGGTCTCCGCAGGCACCTATATTGCCTTGAATGCGAAGGAGCTGGCGATGCAGCCGGGCAGCACCATAGGTGCGGCAGCCGTTGTCGACGGGTCTGGCAAGCTGATCGACAACCCGAAGACGATCTCCTATTGGACCAAAACAATGATGGCTGCGGCCGAACTAAACGGCAGAAACCAGAATATCGCCGCTGCGATGGTCAACACCGATGTTACGGTTGAGATGAAGGAGATCGGACGCACGAAGGAAAAGGGAGACATCTTGACGTTGTCCGCACCCGAGGCGGTCAAAGTCGGTTATGCCGAATATACGGCTGATTCGGTAGAAGATCTATTGAAGCAGGCCGGTCTGTCGGAGCGGACGGTTATCGAAGTGGGGCAGACGGCTATGGAACAGATTGCGGAGTTCTTGACCTCGCCTGTCATGAAGACGCTCCTGCTGATCATCGGGATCGCCGGCGTGACAATTGAGCTCATTATCCCAGGCTTCGGATTGCCCGGCATCATTGGCGTGGTCGGATTCGGCCTTTATTTCTTCGGCCATTACATCGCGGGCTTTGCCGGCATGGAGGATGTTGTGCTGTTCGTGCTCGGTATTGCCTTGCTTGTGAGCGAGCTGTTCGTCCCGAGCTTCGGGATACTCGGCATATTAGGGACAGTATCGCTAATAGCCGGCATTGTCATGGCCTCTCCGAATGCCGAGAGCGCGCTGCTGTCGCTCTTCGTAGCGCTCGTAGCGGCGGCTGTCATCGTGTTCTTCATCGCGCGGAGGTTCAAACACCGCGGCGTATGGAACAAATTTATTTTGAAGGACCGGATGACAACGGAGGAAGGCTATGTGTCGAGCAGCAACAAAACGACGCTGCTGGGCAAAGTCGGCGAAACGCTGACGCCGCTTAGACCTGCCGGAACGGCGCGCATCGGCGATGAACGGATCGATGTCGTCACGAACGGTGAATTTATCGCGGCAGGCACGCAGGTAGAAGTCGTAAAGGTTGAAGGAACACGTGTTGTTGTGAGACAATGTTAGAATCAGGAAGACAAACAATTGCTGGAGGGGTTTAGATGACTTTGGATCCGATGGTATCCATCTTGATTATCGCAGTTCTTGCCATAATCATCTTGTCTGTATTCTTAAGCTTTTTCCCGATTATGCTCTGGATTTCCGCGCTGGCTTCGGGCGTGCGGGTCGGGATTATTACGCTGGTTGCGATGCGCCTGCGCCGGGTCGTTCCGAGCCGGATCGTGAATCCGCTCATTAAAGCGACCAAGGCCGGTCTTGGACTGACGATTAACCAGCTGGAGAGCCATTTCTTGGCCGGCGGTAACGTCGACCGCGTCGTTAATGCGCTGATCGCCGCCCAACGTGCGAATATCGAGCTGGTATTCGAGCGCGCGGCAGCTATCGACCTTGCCGGACGCGATGTGCTGCAAGCCGTCCAAATGAGCGTAAATCCTCGCGTAATCGAAACGCCGATCGTTGCGGCGGTTGCCAAGGACGGTATTGAAGTGAAGGTTAAAGCGCGGGTTACGGTCCGCGCCAATATTGACCGTCTTGTCGGCGGTGCCGGCGAAGAAACAATCATTGCGCGCGTCGGCGAGGGGATCGTAACAACCGTCGGTTCCTCGAATTCGCATAAAGACGTCTTGGAGAATCCGGATATGATCTCCCGTACGGTACTCGGCAAAGGATTGGACGCCGGCACGGCGTTCGAAATTCTATCGATCGATATCGCGGACGTCGATGTAGGCAAGAATATCGGTGCCCATCTCCAGACGGAGCAGGCGGAAGCGGACAAACGAATCGCCCAGGCGAAAGCGGAAGAACGCCGCGCGATGGCCGTCGCTCAAGAGCAGGAGATGAAAGCGCGCGTCGTCGAAATGCGCGCCCGCGTCGTAGAATCCGAATCGCAGGTCCCTCTCGCCATGGCCGACGCATTGAAGAATGGCAAGCTCGGCGTTATGGACTATATGAATATGAAGAATATCGAAGCGGACACGCAGATGCGCGGATCCATCGGCAAACCGGAGAGCACTGGCGATAACAAGTCGGATCATTGATGAATCCGACTAGCCCGTCACCGGAAGTAACGCCGCCAGGAGGTGAAAGGCATGCGTGAGATCATTGAGTTTATAACGAACAATTTCTTCGTTGTCGTCGTCGTGGTCGGGTTCATCTTCTCGTTATTCTCCAAGATGAAGAAAGGCGATCCGAACCGCAGGATGCCGGATTTCGGCGGCGGAGGCAATGCAGCGCCGAACCGCCCGCGTCCCGCGGCGGCTGAAACGCCGCAGAGAGAA carries:
- a CDS encoding exonuclease SbcCD subunit D is translated as MRILHTADWHFGRSLEGRSRLEEQAAFVDELAEIVKDEAIDLVLLAGDVYDSVNPPAAAEQLFYEALSRLADGGKRTVAVIAGNHDHPERVAASAPLASRSGIRLVGLPTDEPLIVDAARTGERAVIAALPYPSESRLRELLSEETDEAALRSAYSERVGALMNRLGASFRPDTVNLAMSHIYVLGGLETDSERPIQVGGAYTVDPSALRVGAQYVALGHLHRPQRVAGDELMRYSGSPLAYSFSEAGQAKSVTVFDAKPGQPVAPQELLLRSGRPLVRWQAKGGLEEVYRWLDEGRDARGWIDLDIWMTETMTLSHIQQLRRMHDGLIHIRPVYPEMVASDEEAGRPRDELPAEELFRRFFAKQTGGAEPDAETVRLFLELIAEEADEAAAAYEPEEGGAGE
- a CDS encoding AAA family ATPase translates to MKPITLRLSGLQSYRAMQEIDFARLCEAGVFGIFGSTGSGKSSILDAMTLALYGKVERAANGTQGIMNHAEKQLSVSFTFELSGSGEHRRYRVERQFKRGGDVSVSNTLSRFVELTASGEVVLADKLSDVTRCVEERIGLKMQDFTRAVVLPQGKFAEFLSLTGKDRRQMLQRLFRLERFGDGLALKLNQRMKAAEAALNEAAAEQHGLGDASAAAVDAAAERHREAAAAAAAARASLAEAERLHAERLHVRERQEALRTKEALQAKLLADAPRIAERERELQRLTAAERLVPAMDAAEAAEAALRAAASRREAAGRAHAARQEAAALAASAWAAAGAEAAEAEPRLAQRLEQLAGAQRLEGEAAALAASATDGERRHADAAGRQRSFGEQAAKAEETLGRAAAKQSELKAELKRTELSGEERERRTALAKRLVQLDSLREQRKAADLEAAAQHKSLTRLSEAHAKAEQAGAEAAAGLTGAMNALAPIRQELYALDLALQKTGDRLPEVMERARIEYREQQRRQLAAQLSEGLKNGEPCPVCGSCHHIREHRKAAEEDTAGTGTTIMDWEKLQERTQALIRKLSPLRSKADAVHERLIESLSGEAEPKENQDLLTGADWQLEAAAAIEEPALRLTELVGQGPASDAVALAAFDSFLAAASHTYSELEQSFAKLESGIGRLRTAFLEAQRGCESAAGELRSQSAVDRRAREKAAQLQAAQAGELALWKEQFGAELLPELAQALLDDYEQRENAAHELRERLDRSVSFIEDTNRLAAGHRQEQQTAQLEAVELAAKLASQKEQLEEKRVQLHALTGGEPAGELLTAASRELEELRGRLQRLKTESEAAQAALQEAAELRSAAMEGERTAADRQNETAAGWIASLEASPFESGMEVAALRPLLAQQEAIASEIARFREEEQQLSAQIELLRDQLDGRSVTDEQWEQCISGYRQARELNEAALQMAAKAERDLEELKAKHERWTQLEAKRASMDALCGRLKSLQSVFRGNAFVEYVAEEQLVQVCRAASERLGYLTKRRYALEVDSGGGFVIRDDANGGIRRPVSTLSGGETFLASLALALALSGQIQLRGKYPLQFFFLDEGFGTLDPELLDTVITALEKLHTDRLSVGVISHVPELRARLPRRLIVTAAEPTGLGSTVALETM
- a CDS encoding C40 family peptidase translates to MRVKNFFRKIVITSLCTTIGFSALAFGASSTTNAATTETLGLLSTGKEYIGTPYKLGSASGSTSSFDCSSFTQYIFKLNGVKLPRTTTSQALVGKKVAKGYLSVGDLVFFNTNGKSISHVAVYAGNNKILHSSSSKGVTIADMNSKYWKSKYVTARRVSL
- a CDS encoding histidine triad nucleotide-binding protein, which codes for MDCIFCKIVEGSIPSKKVFENERIIAFHDIQPAAPIHILIIPKKHIPTMNDVAAEDDALIAEIFSVARQIAKEQGVDESGYRLVNNCNAEGGQVVYHLHVHLLGGKKLSGLAG
- the rpsU gene encoding 30S ribosomal protein S21, yielding MSETKVKKNETIDSALRRFKRSIAKDGVLAEVKKRKHYEKPSVKRKKKSEAARKRKF
- a CDS encoding GatB/YqeY domain-containing protein, whose amino-acid sequence is MNLSERLNDDMKQAMKDREKFKLTTIRMIRASIKNQEIDLKRALDDNEVLDILSREIKQRKDSLQEFEKAGRDDLAKDIAAEIEIISVYLPVQLTEEEIKEIVQQTIQETGASSKAEMGKVMTALMPKVKGRADGKLVNTLVQQFLQ
- a CDS encoding NfeD family protein, translated to MKRAGTWMVKGWLAAFVLFVNVMFAAAPMVSAAAEQPNPVGPAVYVIRAEQTVESGLQSYLERAYAEAEEAQAERIVLVLNTFGGRVDSAEAIGELVRGSKVPTIAYVQGKAVSAGTYIALNAKELAMQPGSTIGAAAVVDGSGKLIDNPKTISYWTKTMMAAAELNGRNQNIAAAMVNTDVTVEMKEIGRTKEKGDILTLSAPEAVKVGYAEYTADSVEDLLKQAGLSERTVIEVGQTAMEQIAEFLTSPVMKTLLLIIGIAGVTIELIIPGFGLPGIIGVVGFGLYFFGHYIAGFAGMEDVVLFVLGIALLVSELFVPSFGILGILGTVSLIAGIVMASPNAESALLSLFVALVAAAVIVFFIARRFKHRGVWNKFILKDRMTTEEGYVSSSNKTTLLGKVGETLTPLRPAGTARIGDERIDVVTNGEFIAAGTQVEVVKVEGTRVVVRQC
- the floA gene encoding flotillin-like protein FloA (flotillin-like protein involved in membrane lipid rafts) encodes the protein MTLDPMVSILIIAVLAIIILSVFLSFFPIMLWISALASGVRVGIITLVAMRLRRVVPSRIVNPLIKATKAGLGLTINQLESHFLAGGNVDRVVNALIAAQRANIELVFERAAAIDLAGRDVLQAVQMSVNPRVIETPIVAAVAKDGIEVKVKARVTVRANIDRLVGGAGEETIIARVGEGIVTTVGSSNSHKDVLENPDMISRTVLGKGLDAGTAFEILSIDIADVDVGKNIGAHLQTEQAEADKRIAQAKAEERRAMAVAQEQEMKARVVEMRARVVESESQVPLAMADALKNGKLGVMDYMNMKNIEADTQMRGSIGKPESTGDNKSDH